TCCCCGGCACCGGCATCGGCCTGACGACGGTGCACCGCGCGGTCGAACGCCACGGCGGCGAGATCCACGCGGAGGGCGAGGAGGGCCGGGGCGCCACGTTCTGGTTCACCCTCCCCTGACCGCACCGGCTCACGGTCCGCTTCCCGGTTCCCGGCCGCGATCGGCGATTTTTCGGTACGACTCGGAGTCCCGTGGCCGTCGGCTCGCCAGGCCCGGCCCCCACCGGACCGCCCCGCGTCTCATGCGGGTCCGCGGCCCCGCCCGGAGGCGTCGAGCGCGGCCCGGACGGCTGACGGCGAGACGCTGCGCTAGGCGGTCTCCCGGCGCAGGGCGCGCAGGACCAGCAGGAACCAGATCAGGGCGGCGGCGCCGCCGATCCAGCGCAGGGCCAGGGTCGCCGGGGTCTCGGGCAGCGCGGCGACGCCGAGGGTGAGCGCCACCCCGCCGGTGAGTTGCAGGCGGATGCGGGCCGGGGTGGGCGGGATCGCCAGGCGGCGGCTGAACAGAATCAGGATCAAGAACAGGCTCGCGTACGCGATGAGCGTCGCCCCCGCCGCGCCGGCCAGCCCCCAGATGGGCACGAAGAGCAGGTTGAGCAGGACGTTCAGCACCGCGGCGGCGATCGTGGCGGCCGCGGTGACCACGGTGCGGCCCTGGGCGGTCAGGGCCTGGACCACGGCGAGCTGGGCGGTGAACGGGACGGCGGCGAGCAGGACCAGCGCCATCACGAAGCTGAGCTGTTCGGTGTGGTAGGACGCCGGCGCCCACAGGTGCGCCACCAGCGGCGCGCCGAAAGCGAAGCCGGCCAGCACCGGCACCATCAGCCGGTACAGGGCGTCGCGGCCGGCCGCCACCGCGGTGCGCCGCTCCGTCTCGTCGGCGATGCCAAAGAAACGCGGCATCCAGGCGGTGTTCAGGATCGACAGCAGCAGCATCGGCATCGAGGCGACGTTGTAGGCGACCTGGTACCGGGCGACCGCCTCGGCGCTGAGCTGGGCGCCGATGATCAGCCGGTCCGAGGTGTTCAGCAGGAACGTGCTCATCTCGGCCGGCACCAGCGGCAGCGCGAAGCGCAGCGCCCGGTCCAGCAGGTCCCGGCGCCACCAGCCGGCCACGGCCGGCCGGGCCAGCAGGATCCCGGTCAGCGCGGCGGTGCCCTGTGCGCCGACCGCGCTCCACAGGAAGACCTCGGCCGACGGGTGGTAGAAGTGGATCGCCGCGAGGCTCGCCACGTTCAGCACCACCGACTGGAAGAACGTCACCGAGACGAACGCGCCCAGCCGGTCCTGGCTGCGCAGCAGCGCCAGCGTCACCGCGGTGGCGGCGGCCGCCCCGGCCCAGAGCACGCCGAGCCGGACCGGCCCGAGGTCGGCGGCCAGGCCCAGCGGCCCGCTCCACCACGGCGCGGTGCTCCAGCCCAGCGCCGTGACCGCCGCCGCGACCAGCAGGGCCGTGGCGGTGAGCTGCCGCGCGCCGAGCGGGTTGCGGTGGGCGGCGTACTCCCGCTGCACCGCGGATTGCAGGCTCAGCCCGGCGAAGACGAAGACCACCTGGTGGATCGCGATCGCCGCGGTGACCGTGCCGTACTGGCCGACGCCGAGGACCCGGGTGATCAACGGGGTGCAGAGCGCCGCGAAGACCAGCTGGGTGGCGTACAGGATCATGTACAGCGATTCCCGGCCCAGCAGCTTCGCCAGGTGCCCGCGCGTCTGTGCCGCGTCGGTCACCGTCACGAGGTCACCAGTTCGTAGATGGTGACACCGCCGTCCGAGTAGATCCGCTTGAACTGCGGCGACGCGGCGACCGCCGATTCCAGGTCGGCCAGCGCGCCGTCCGGGGTGAGCCGGAAGACGTGGGCGTACCGGGTGAGGATCGGCGCGAAGATGACGTAGCCGCGCGGCGAGTAGTTGTTGATCACGTACTTGATCTGGTCGACGTCCCGCGGCGAGCCCAGCGCGCGGTAGCGCATGACCTCGGTGCGCAGCAGGTTCGGGTCGTCGTCCGACTTGGGACCGCGGAACTGGTAGTAGTTCGGCGCGCCGCGCAGCGGGGTGCCCGGCGCGGCGGCGACCAGCACGCTGTCCGGGGTGGCGTTGCGATAGAACCACTCCATCGCCTTCGCCTCGGCCCGGCTCACCAGGGCCAGCTCGGCCGAGCCCAGCCAGGCCGGGACGAACATGGCGGCCGACATCAGCAGCACCAGGGCGGCGGCGATGCCCCTCGGCGCCCGGCGGCGGGTCGCGACCGGTTCGCGGACCACCAGCAGGGCGACCGCGATCGACGCCCAGGGCAGCCAGAACAGGATGACCCGCAGGATGCCCTCACCGCCGTAGCCCTGGCCGAAGAGCAGGGCGAACGGCGAGAACGCGGCGACCGCCAGGCCGAGCGCCAGCCGCAGGTCCTCGCGCCGGGCGGTACGCACCAGGCCGGCGACGCTGAGCAGCAGCAGGAATCCGGTCAGCGCCCGGCCGGCCCAGGCGTTGATCTGCTTGCCGAGGAGCGGGCTGACGTCGTACGTCGCCAGGTGCGCCGCGTTCTTGAACGGGTTGAGGCTGGTGAAGATCCCGTACCGGGTCTGGATGTAGTCGAAGTGGAAGGCCAGGTAGGCGGCCGCGACCAGGCCCAGCGCCACCGGCAGCCACCAGGGCCGGATCCGCCCGAGCAGGACCAGCGCGGTCACCGTCAGCAGGATCATGAACGGGGACAGCTGGTGGCTCACCACCACCGCCGCGAACAGCACCAGCACCACGAGGACCGCGACCGGCCGCGGCCAGCGCCCGCCCTCGACCCGGGAGGCAGCGGTGGCCGGGCGGCGGATCAGGCGTCCGGCCCAGCGCTCGGCGAGGCGCCCGAACGGCGTGGGCCGGTGGTCGCCGAGGTGCCGGACCGCGATCCAGAAGATCGCCAGAGCCAGCGTGTACGCGAACGTCTGCGGCGAGTAGTACTCCTGGCCGACCCAGTTGGCCGTCACGAAGATCGTGGCGGCGGCCCAGCCGATCCGGCGCCGCCCGGTGAGCGCGGTGCCGATCATGGCGACCAGCAGGCCGTGCAGCAGCGGGAAGAGCACCTCGACCCAGGCGACGTAGCCGGTCGGGGTGGCGGTGCCGGTGATCCAGGACAGGAACGCGCCGAACGCGAAGAACCCGGGCCACCGGTGGTAGATGTCGATCGACCAGTTCACCGACCCGTGCGCGGTGATGTACTCGGTGACGCCGAGGTGCTTGTAGACGTACGGGAAGTCCGGGGCCTGCGCCAGGAACGGCATCGTGCCGTACAGCAGCAGGACGATCGCGGTGACGTAGGCCATCGCCATCGGGACCCGGAACGCCGGGGCGACCAGGGCCCGGGCGGCGCCGATCAGGACCAGGACCAGCCCGGCGTACCAGAGCCAGGGCAGGGCCGGCAGCAGGCCGTACTCGCCCAGGTTGCTCGCGTCGAGGCCGCGGATCGCGAGGAAGGCGACCGGCAGCCCGGCCAGCGGCAGCCAGCCGAGCACCTTCGCGGCCGGCGTGGCCGGGCGGGGCGCGGTCAGGACGACGGTCCGTTCGGCGTCGGCGAGCGTGGTCACGCGGGCACCCCTTGCAGCCGGCGGCGCAGGTCGAGGAGGAGGAGCACGGCGGAGGCCGCGCCGAGCACGGCGCCGAGCACGGCGGGCCGCCAGCCCAGCCAGAGCATCGGGAAGGCGCCCAGGGCCACCACGGCGAGGCTCAGGCTGATCGCGATGCCGAACCACTGCCCGACGTCGCCGACCCGGAGCAGGGTGATGATCGCCCCGCCGGGCACCAGCAGGACCGTGATCAGGGCGATCGCGGTACGCGGGCCGGAGCTGCCGGCCTGGGTCAGCGCCGCGGTGGCGGCGAGCAGCAGGAGCAGCACCACGTCCGCGGCGGTGCGGTGCCGGGCGCTCACGCGGCGGCCTTCCGGGGTCCGCGGACGCGGCTGTGCAGGTAGGCGAACGGGCCACGGGCCACGCCCGCGAGTTCGAGAACGGTCAGCGACACCGGGTACGACCGGGTCCGGCCGGCGTTCTTCGGGCTGCCCGGGCCGAGCAGGTGGCGCAGCCCGGCGACGAGCCGGCCGGCCAGTTCCCGGCGCTCCTGCGGGCTGGTCGCCCAGCGCTTGGCCACCATGGCCGCCATGCCCACGCCGTAACTGTGGATCTGCCGGCGCAGCGACCGCTCGTCCGGGTGGTGCCGGTGCCAGACCAGCGCGGCCGGCTCGTAGCGCAGCATCCGCCCGGACCGCACCACGCTGAGGTGGATGTCGAGGTCCTCGCCGCCCAGCGCCGGGGTGCCCATGCCGAGCGTCTCGTCGAAGCCGCCCAGGGCACGCAGGTCGGCGACACGGAACGAGCTGTTCGCCCCGGTCCCGAACACCCCGGCCGCGTACGGGTAGAGCGCACCCGGCCCGCGGTGCTCGTGCAGGTCGAAGTCGCGTACCTGAAAGCCCTTGGCGAACCCGCCGAACTCCTCGAAGATCAGCTGCGCCGGGGTGGCCAGCTCCAGCGGCAGGATCAGCCCGGTGACGCAGGCGATCCGCTCGTCCTGGGCGAACGCCGAGGTCAGCGACTCCACCCAGCGGCTGTCCAGCACCACGTCGTCGTCGGTGTAGGCGACGATCTCGCCGGTCGCCGCGGCCAGCCCGGCGTTGCGAGCCCGGGACAGCCCGGGCTGCGGCTCGCGGACCAGCACCACCTCGGTGAACCCCTCGGCGGCCAGGAACTCGGCGACGCCGGAGGTGGCCGGCCGGTTGTCCACCACCACGGTCTGCACCGGCGCCACGGTCTGCGCCCGCACCCCGCGCAGGGTCCGGGCCAGCGACGCGCTGGCCACGCAGGTGGTGACCACCACGGTCGCGGTCGGCACCCGGCCCGGCGTCGCGGACGCGCGGGCCAGGGTCGCGGCCCGGTCCGGCGCCGCCTGCCGGATCAGCGCCGTCACCTCGTCCGGCGCCAGCCCGGCGGCGGGCACGGTGACCGGCAGGAAGGCGACCGGCCGCCCGCCGTCGCGGACCAGGAGGCGGGCCGGGCCGCCCTCCGGCAGCGCCGGCGCGGGCTCGGTGAGCTCCACCTGAACGATCCGTACCATCAAGGCTCCTTGTCGTGTGCTGCGCGGGGAAGTTCGGCGGGACCGGCCGCGAGGTGAGCGGAAATGATCAGCGGGTCAGGCTGCCGCGCAGGTAGCCGGCGCCGGTGGCGACCAGGCCGCAGAGCACGGCCGCGCCCGGACCGGCGGCGGCGAACCGGCCGCGGGCCACGCCGAGCAGGCTGCGGCCGACCGCGCGGGGCAGGATCCGGCTGACGTACCGGCGCTCGCTGGACAACCCGTCCCCGGCGCCGACCAGGCGGGACACCATCGCCTTGGAGACGCCCTCGCTGTAGCAGCGGCGCAGGAAGTAGCGCCAGGTGGTCCGGTCCGGGGTGACCCGGTGCCGGACGCGGGCGTCCGGCAGGTGGTGGATGGCGGCGCCGGGCAGTTGCTGGCGCACCCGGATGCAGAGCTCGGTCTCCTCGCAGCCCAGCGGCAGGGTGCCGACCCGGCCGACGTCGGTGGAGAACGGGCCGACCCGCTCCAGCACCCCGCGCCGGAACGCCATCGCCGCGCCGATCACGTTGCGCACCTCGGCCCGCTCGGTGGGCAGCCCGACGTACGCGCAGCCGACCACCCAGTCGAACTCGGGCGGGAACCACCACGGCCGGTGCACGGCGGGCCAGGCCGGGACCGGTGTGCCGCCGACCGCCGCGACCCGCTGGTCGGCCAGCGCGGCGACCATGGTCGTCACCAGGCCCGGCTCCGCGGTGGCGTCGTCGTCCAGGAAGATCACGATGTCGTGCCGGGCCGCCGCGACCCCGGTGTTGCGGGCGCCGGAGAGCCCCTGCTTGCCGGTGTTCGACAGCACGCGCAGCCAGGGCGTGCTGTCGTACCGGGCCTCCAGCCCGGCGCGCAGCTCCAGGTTGTGGTCGACCACGAGGACCACCTCGTCGTACCCGCCGAGCTGCGGGCGCACCGACTCGACCGCGGCCAGCACGTCGTCCCACCGGCGCATCGTGTAGGCGCAGATGAGCACCGACACCGGCTCCCGCCGTGGCGTGCCGGCCGCCGGAACGATCGGGGTGAAGACGCGTTCCGTGGTCATCTGATGTCCGCCTCTTTACGAATGGAGAACAACATGCTGCACCGAAACGGAACCAAAATGGTTTCGCCGATCGTGCGCCCGTGCCGCGCCGATCGGCATCACCCGCTCATCACAACGGGCACGCGGAGTCGTCCGGCGGATGCCCGGCCGTGCGGGATCCCGCCGCCGACGGATGACCAGGCACCGGCCGATCGGCGGTAAAGGTGCAGCTCAGAGCCGGTTTTGCCGAATGTCGCAAAGCGGCCGGGAAAGGCCTCCGGTCGAGTACCACGCAGGCGGCGACAATGCGGACACCAGCGGTCAGCAGATCACGGAAATCAGCGAAAGAGACAGGCGGAAATCATTCCGCCATTCACCGCAACGGCGCCCGGAAAACGCCGTCACAAAGGTCACACGGTGATTTTCCAACCCTCGATCGGGTGCGCCACCGGGCGCCCGGCGTATCGGGCGTAGCGGACCGCGCGGTACGCCGTGGTGATCAGGCGCTCGCCGTGCCAGGCCGGTGGGGCGCCGGCGCCGGACAGCACCGCGGCGACCTCGCCGCGGGTGGTCGCGGCCCGCACGGTGTAGCGGGCGATCGTGAACGGCTCGTCCGCGGCGTGCGACAGCGCGTTCTTCACGGCGAACGCGGCGTCGAACCCGGCGTCGCGCACCGCGGCCACGGTCTGCCGCCGGTGGCTGCCGTGCGGGAACGCGAACGACGTCACCGGACCGCCGAGCAGGTCCTCCAGCGCGGTCTTGCTCGCGCCGATCTCGTCCCGCGCCGCCCGGCGCCCGAGCAGGTCGAGATGCGGATGGGTGACCGAGTGCGCGCCGACCTCGACCGAGCCGCCGGCGGCCACATCGCGGACGGCCGCCGCGGAGAGCATCCCGGTCGTGCCGATCCAGCCGGTGGTCACGAAGATCGTGGCGGGCAGGCCGAACTCGGCCAGGATCGGCGCCGCCTCGTCGGCGAAGTCGGCGAACCCGTCGTCGAACGTGATCAGCACCGGCCGGTCCGGCATCGCCGCCGCACCACGCAGCGCGGCGGCGTACCGGGTGGCGGTCAGCGGGGTGCGCCCGGAGGCCACCACGGCCGCCATGTCCTCGCGGAAGTCGGCGGCCGCCACCTGCCACGGGTCGTCGCGCCGGGTGGCCGAGACCGAGTGGTACAGGAGCACCGGGATCACACCCGATGCCCCTGTGCCGCGGTCGGACGGTGACATCGGGCGCTCCTGGAGGACTACGACGGTTCGCCGGTCAGGATCGGCCGCGATCGCGAACACATAAGATCATTTAACGTACGCGAGACCGTCGCTCACCACCGCCGGGCGGCCGGACGTCCCCGCGACCACGATCACGACCGTGTGCTTCTTGCTGGTCAACGCCTTGACCCAGAGCGCCTGACGGTACTTCGTCGAGCCCGACTTGGTGTCGACCGTGGCCACCTTCTTCCCGTCCAGGTACACGTAAGCCTTGCCGGTGCGCACCCCGCGGGAGAAGAGCAGCGCCGCCGACTTGCCGGTGAAGGTGTACGTCAGCTTGGCGTTCTTCTTGCTCGAGGTGAGCGCCTTGCCGCCCAGGTAGGAGCCGGACTTGCGGGCCGACCAGGTCCCGGCCTTCTTCGCCTTGGTCTCGGCGAGGTAGAGCACCGACTGCGTGGCCGAGGCGGTCCGGGCGTTGCCGGCCACGTCCCGCGCGGTGAGCGTGTAACCGACCGCGCCCGGCTTGGCGGTGGTCACCCAGCTGTTCGCGGTCCCGGCCAGGGTCGCCGCCCGCGGCCGGCTCACCGTGACCGAGGCGACCGCGAGGTTGTCCCGCGCCAGGAAGCCGACCGTGATCGGCGCCGACGTGGTGTTGTAGGTGCCGGAGCGCAGGGTCACCCCGGGCGCGGTCAGGGTCGGCGCCGTGACGTCGCCGTAGATGACGGCGCTGATCCGGGCGGTGCTGCCGGAGGTGTGCACCGCGACGATCGTCACGGTGTGCTTCCCCGGGCTGACGGCCAGCTTGACGCTGCGCGCGGCGCCGTCGAGCGGTGCACCCTTGACGCCGTCGACGTAGACGTCGATCCGGGCCAGGTCGGTCGCGGTGGTGGCCATCGTCCACGTGACGGTGGCGCCGGTGCGCACGTGCCAGGCGCCGCCGGAGTACCCGCCGCCGGTCACCGAGGTGAGCGCCATGCCGGTCACCATCAGCTGCGACTTGGCGCGGATCGCGGGCAGCCGGGAGTACAGGTTGTCGCCCGGGCAGATGGTGGCGTCCATGTCCCGGTGGCCGGACAGGCGCGGCACGGTGACCTGGGCGCCCTGCTTGAACTTGTTGTTGGTGGAGCCGGCGGTGAAGGTGGCGGTGCTGGTCGGGTTGTAGCCGTACTTGCCCAGCCGGGCCGCCGCGAGCTGCGCGATCGTCGTCTCGATGGCGTCGTTCGAGGTCGCGGTCCGGTAGTCGCCGAGCACCGCGACCGCGGCGTATCCGGTGTTGAAGCCGACCGTGTGCGCGCCGACCACCGCGTTCTCCACGCCGCCACGGCGGCCCTCGAACAGGGTGCCGCACTTGTCCAGCATGTAGTTGTAGCCCAGGTCGGACCAGCCGTTGCTCTTCACGTCGTAGATCTGGATGCTGCGCACGATGGCCGCGGACTGGTCGCAGGTGTAGGCGTTGGCGTTGGCGGTGTGCACGGTGTGGTGCACCCAGAGCGCCTTGACCTCGGTGGCCACGCTGATCGGCCCGACGATCGTCTCGTCGGCGCTCCACGCCTTCCGGGAGACGTAGGCCGGGAACTGCGCCTTGATCGGCACGGTGGAGGTCGGCGCCGGAGCGGCCGACGTCGTCGTGGCCGTGGTCGTGGTGGCCGTGGTCGTGGAGGCCGTGGTCGTGGAGGGCGCGCTCGCCGGCGTCGCCGAGGTGGACGTCGCGCTCGTGGGGGCACTCGACGGGCTCGACGAGATCTCCGACGGCTCCGTGCCCGGCGCCGGCGGGGCCGGCGAGGGCGACTCGCTCTCGCCCTCCGCGAGCACCATGCCACCGCCCTTGCCACCGGTCTCGCGACCGGGATCGATCAGGTCGAGCCGCAGCCCGTGCGGCAGGCCCCGGCCCTGGCCCTGCACCCGGGTGGCCACCCCGTCCGAGTCGCCCACCCAGAGCGGCTCGGTCCCGCCGCGCCGGGTGGACGCCGCCGCCTCCGCGCCGTCCGGCCCGCTGTCGCCGACTTCCAGCGACTGCCAGCCGGACCACTTGCCGGTGGCCGCGCTGCGGGTCTTCACCTGGATGGTGCCGTCCGGCCTGTCCGCCGGGTCCGTCCAGGTGACGCCGAGCAGGCTGAAGTGCTCGGTGTCGCGCTGCGGCACCCCGGCCCGGTCGGTCACGTCGAGAGTGTGCAGCGCGGTCTTGATCCGCGGCGGCTCGGCCCGCGGCTCGGGCGGCAGCACGGTGATCCCCGCGGCCGCCGGGTCGCTCCCCGGCGGAGAAGGCCAGGTGAGCACCGCGACACCACCGCCCGCGGCGAGCACCGCGACGGCGGCGCCCACGCCGATGGCCAGCTTCCGATTCATTGATGACCCCCGTGATCGTTCCAGCGGCGTGAGGCTACCGGATCACGATCACGGGGGTGGTGACTACTCCGTCCCCAGGGCGGTCACCGGGCTGACCCTGGCCGCCCGGCGGGCCGGCAGCACCCCGGCGAGCGCGGTCAGCGCCACCAGGATCAGGAACGCGGCGGCCAGCTGCCACACCGGGACGGCCAGCGGAGCGTTGACGCCGATCGCCTCCAGGGCCAGCCAGGCGTACGGGACGCCGAGCAGCAGGCCGAGGATGGCGCCGATCACGCCGTACAGGCTGGACTCGGCGGTGAGCATGGCCCGCAGGCCGGTCCGGGACATGCCGATCGCGCGGAGCAGGCCGGACTCGCGGACCCGCTCGACCACCGACAGCGCGGTGGTGGCGCCCACCCCGACCACGGCGATCAGCACGGTCAGGCCGATCAGGCCGAGCGCGATGGCGAGCAGCGCGGTCAGCGACGAGTCGAGCTGGTCACGCTGGTCGGCGAGGACCTCGACGGTGAAGTCCGGGTTGCCGGCGCTGACCCCGCGTATCGCCCGCAGCGCCTCGGTACGCCCGCTGTCGCCGTCGTGCGCGGCGTCGGCGAGCAGCCCGTTGACCGCCGGCCCGGCGCCGAGCGCGGTCAGGTCGGCCGGAGTCACCAGCAGCCCGGTGTGCAGCGGCGCCTCGTCGCCGAGCACCGCCACCACGGTCAGCTCGGCCTTCTTGCCCTTGTTGGTGACCTGCACCCGGTCGCCCACGCCCACCCCGGCCGACTCGGCCACGTAGTTCCCGAGCACCGCCTTGCCCGGCCCCAGGTCGTCCACCGAGCCGTGCTTGACGTCCAGGTCACGCAGCCGGGGCAGCGCGGCCATGTCCAGGTCGGTGACCGACACCTCGTCGAACGGGCCGACCTTCGCGGTGGCGATCCGCCGGTACGCCGTCACCCGGGTCAGTTCCCCGCTCGCCTTCGCCTTCTCCACGAACCCGGCGGGCAGCAGCACGCCGTCGCCGCCGCGCAGCTCGAAGTCGGCCGGCGCGGACGCGGCCAGCTCCCGGTCGCCGAGCACCCGGATCGACGCGCCGCCCACCAGCACCCCGGCGGTCAGCGTGACGCCGAGCGCGACCACCACCGACACCGCGGCGGCCCGGCGGGCGCTGCCGCCCACCCCGCCGATCGCCAGCCGGCCGACCGGGCCGAGCCGGCGCAGCGGCCAGCCGGCCACCGCCAGGACCGGCCGGACCAGCACCGGGCCGAGCGCGATCAGCGCGATGAAGGCGAGGGCGCCGGAGGCCACCACGGCGAGCAGCATCGACTCGGCGTCGTAGTTCTCCTGGTCGGGCTTCGGCAGGTTGACGAAGACGTAGCCGGCCAGGGCGGCCGCGCCGGCCAGCGGCAGCAGCCCGGCGATCCAGCGCAGCGTGCCGATGCCGGTGCGGGCACCGGTGCCGGCCGCGGCGCGCAGCGCCTCCAGCGGCGCGATCCGGGACGCGGAGACCGCGGGGGCGAGCACCGCGACCACCGAGATCACCACGGCCAGCAGGATCGTGCCGAGCGCGGGCAGCACCGGCAGGCCGGGCGACGACACCTTCCAGCCGAGCCCCCGCAGCACGGCCGGCACGGCATGTCCCACGGCCAGCGCGGCCAGCACCCCGACCGCTCCGGTGAGCAGGCCGGTCAGCGCGCCCTCGGCGGCCAGCGCGCGGAACATCGCGCCGCGCCCGGCGCCGACCGCCCGCAGCAGGGCCAGCTGGCGCATCCGCTGGGCGAACACGATCCGGAAGGTGCTGGCCGCGATCAGCCCGGCGGCCGCGACGGCGATCGCCACGAACATCCCGACCACCGCGAACACCTGGTCGATCTGGCCGGCCCGGTCCCGGGCCTCCTCGAGCCGGACGTCGGCCCCCGTGGCCACGTCCGGTCGTTCGTCCTGCTTGGCGCCGGCGAAGAGCGCCGACACCGCGGCCGAGACCCGGTCCAGGTCCGCTCCCTCGTCCAGGTCGATGTCGACCTGCTGCAGGTACGGCTCGCTGACCAGCCCGGTCACGGTGCCGGCCGGGGCGTACGCGTCATAGCCGAAGTCCTGTGGCGGCGTGACCACGCCGACCACCTTGAGCGGCACCTTCTTGCCCGACCCGGGATCGATCGTCGCGGTCGCGCCGACGTTCAGGCCGAGCAGCTGCACCGTCCGCGGCGTCACCGCGATCTCGCCGGCGGCGCTCGGGTACCGGCCCTCGGTGACGGTGACCAGGGCGAGCGGCCCGCTGCCCGGGTCGGCGGTGAGGTTCAGGTACTGCCCGCCGAGCTGCACGCCGATCCCGGTGCGGGCGGCCGTGCGGGCCACCCCGGGCACGGCGGTGACCGCGGCGAGCTGCTTGTCGGTGATCGTGCCGTTGCGGACCACCAGGTCGACCGCCGCCGGGGTGCCGCTGAGCCCGTCGAGCACGCTGCGCTCGGTGATCTGCTGGGCGAGCACGGTGGC
Above is a genomic segment from Actinoplanes ianthinogenes containing:
- a CDS encoding lipopolysaccharide biosynthesis protein, with protein sequence MTVTDAAQTRGHLAKLLGRESLYMILYATQLVFAALCTPLITRVLGVGQYGTVTAAIAIHQVVFVFAGLSLQSAVQREYAAHRNPLGARQLTATALLVAAAVTALGWSTAPWWSGPLGLAADLGPVRLGVLWAGAAAATAVTLALLRSQDRLGAFVSVTFFQSVVLNVASLAAIHFYHPSAEVFLWSAVGAQGTAALTGILLARPAVAGWWRRDLLDRALRFALPLVPAEMSTFLLNTSDRLIIGAQLSAEAVARYQVAYNVASMPMLLLSILNTAWMPRFFGIADETERRTAVAAGRDALYRLMVPVLAGFAFGAPLVAHLWAPASYHTEQLSFVMALVLLAAVPFTAQLAVVQALTAQGRTVVTAAATIAAAVLNVLLNLLFVPIWGLAGAAGATLIAYASLFLILILFSRRLAIPPTPARIRLQLTGGVALTLGVAALPETPATLALRWIGGAAALIWFLLVLRALRRETA
- a CDS encoding glycosyltransferase family 2 protein is translated as MVRIVQVELTEPAPALPEGGPARLLVRDGGRPVAFLPVTVPAAGLAPDEVTALIRQAAPDRAATLARASATPGRVPTATVVVTTCVASASLARTLRGVRAQTVAPVQTVVVDNRPATSGVAEFLAAEGFTEVVLVREPQPGLSRARNAGLAAATGEIVAYTDDDVVLDSRWVESLTSAFAQDERIACVTGLILPLELATPAQLIFEEFGGFAKGFQVRDFDLHEHRGPGALYPYAAGVFGTGANSSFRVADLRALGGFDETLGMGTPALGGEDLDIHLSVVRSGRMLRYEPAALVWHRHHPDERSLRRQIHSYGVGMAAMVAKRWATSPQERRELAGRLVAGLRHLLGPGSPKNAGRTRSYPVSLTVLELAGVARGPFAYLHSRVRGPRKAAA
- a CDS encoding glycosyltransferase family 2 protein; this encodes MTTERVFTPIVPAAGTPRREPVSVLICAYTMRRWDDVLAAVESVRPQLGGYDEVVLVVDHNLELRAGLEARYDSTPWLRVLSNTGKQGLSGARNTGVAAARHDIVIFLDDDATAEPGLVTTMVAALADQRVAAVGGTPVPAWPAVHRPWWFPPEFDWVVGCAYVGLPTERAEVRNVIGAAMAFRRGVLERVGPFSTDVGRVGTLPLGCEETELCIRVRQQLPGAAIHHLPDARVRHRVTPDRTTWRYFLRRCYSEGVSKAMVSRLVGAGDGLSSERRYVSRILPRAVGRSLLGVARGRFAAAGPGAAVLCGLVATGAGYLRGSLTR
- a CDS encoding polysaccharide deacetylase family protein — its product is MIPVLLYHSVSATRRDDPWQVAAADFREDMAAVVASGRTPLTATRYAAALRGAAAMPDRPVLITFDDGFADFADEAAPILAEFGLPATIFVTTGWIGTTGMLSAAAVRDVAAGGSVEVGAHSVTHPHLDLLGRRAARDEIGASKTALEDLLGGPVTSFAFPHGSHRRQTVAAVRDAGFDAAFAVKNALSHAADEPFTIARYTVRAATTRGEVAAVLSGAGAPPAWHGERLITTAYRAVRYARYAGRPVAHPIEGWKITV
- a CDS encoding N-acetylmuramoyl-L-alanine amidase, with amino-acid sequence MNRKLAIGVGAAVAVLAAGGGVAVLTWPSPPGSDPAAAGITVLPPEPRAEPPRIKTALHTLDVTDRAGVPQRDTEHFSLLGVTWTDPADRPDGTIQVKTRSAATGKWSGWQSLEVGDSGPDGAEAAASTRRGGTEPLWVGDSDGVATRVQGQGRGLPHGLRLDLIDPGRETGGKGGGMVLAEGESESPSPAPPAPGTEPSEISSSPSSAPTSATSTSATPASAPSTTTASTTTATTTTATTTSAAPAPTSTVPIKAQFPAYVSRKAWSADETIVGPISVATEVKALWVHHTVHTANANAYTCDQSAAIVRSIQIYDVKSNGWSDLGYNYMLDKCGTLFEGRRGGVENAVVGAHTVGFNTGYAAVAVLGDYRTATSNDAIETTIAQLAAARLGKYGYNPTSTATFTAGSTNNKFKQGAQVTVPRLSGHRDMDATICPGDNLYSRLPAIRAKSQLMVTGMALTSVTGGGYSGGAWHVRTGATVTWTMATTATDLARIDVYVDGVKGAPLDGAARSVKLAVSPGKHTVTIVAVHTSGSTARISAVIYGDVTAPTLTAPGVTLRSGTYNTTSAPITVGFLARDNLAVASVTVSRPRAATLAGTANSWVTTAKPGAVGYTLTARDVAGNARTASATQSVLYLAETKAKKAGTWSARKSGSYLGGKALTSSKKNAKLTYTFTGKSAALLFSRGVRTGKAYVYLDGKKVATVDTKSGSTKYRQALWVKALTSKKHTVVIVVAGTSGRPAVVSDGLAYVK
- a CDS encoding FtsX-like permease family protein; amino-acid sequence: MNTILRTQLAGVARRPARMLLTGLAVLVASFVVFATVLAQQITERSVLDGLSGTPAAVDLVVRNGTITDKQLAAVTAVPGVARTAARTGIGVQLGGQYLNLTADPGSGPLALVTVTEGRYPSAAGEIAVTPRTVQLLGLNVGATATIDPGSGKKVPLKVVGVVTPPQDFGYDAYAPAGTVTGLVSEPYLQQVDIDLDEGADLDRVSAAVSALFAGAKQDERPDVATGADVRLEEARDRAGQIDQVFAVVGMFVAIAVAAAGLIAASTFRIVFAQRMRQLALLRAVGAGRGAMFRALAAEGALTGLLTGAVGVLAALAVGHAVPAVLRGLGWKVSSPGLPVLPALGTILLAVVISVVAVLAPAVSASRIAPLEALRAAAGTGARTGIGTLRWIAGLLPLAGAAALAGYVFVNLPKPDQENYDAESMLLAVVASGALAFIALIALGPVLVRPVLAVAGWPLRRLGPVGRLAIGGVGGSARRAAAVSVVVALGVTLTAGVLVGGASIRVLGDRELAASAPADFELRGGDGVLLPAGFVEKAKASGELTRVTAYRRIATAKVGPFDEVSVTDLDMAALPRLRDLDVKHGSVDDLGPGKAVLGNYVAESAGVGVGDRVQVTNKGKKAELTVVAVLGDEAPLHTGLLVTPADLTALGAGPAVNGLLADAAHDGDSGRTEALRAIRGVSAGNPDFTVEVLADQRDQLDSSLTALLAIALGLIGLTVLIAVVGVGATTALSVVERVRESGLLRAIGMSRTGLRAMLTAESSLYGVIGAILGLLLGVPYAWLALEAIGVNAPLAVPVWQLAAAFLILVALTALAGVLPARRAARVSPVTALGTE